The following proteins are encoded in a genomic region of Oncorhynchus kisutch isolate 150728-3 linkage group LG4, Okis_V2, whole genome shotgun sequence:
- the LOC116373429 gene encoding mesoderm posterior protein 2-like — MDTAAFSKLLLLQAGDHLLDSDALLEPGCPTLDPGYYSACSSLSPASSIDSCCFSPPCFQWGAVQEKEAANPSSCISQAAKRQGKEELPAQEKRRSRSKFPGKKRESASEREKLRMRDLTKALHRLRTYLPTSVAPPEQTLTKIETLRLTISYISHLSAQLGLSEDTPCLKRKMDFTPCQYSQDMPQCPQGRSMSGQWCQEILQGNIQSNNQYCLPLATSYTNNTEPHMETDYLMPDVSYQDMSLYHNLFQ, encoded by the coding sequence ATGGACACCGCTGCCTTCTCCAAACTCTTGCTTCTTCAGGCTGGAGATCATCTGCTGGACAGTGATGCCTTGCTGGAGCCTGGTTGTCCCACCttagaccctggttactacagtGCCTGTAGTAGCCTATCGCCTGCCTCCTCCATTGACTCCTGCTGCTTCTCTCCCCCTTGTTTCCAGTGGGGAGCTGTTCAGGAGAAGGAGGCTGCAAACCCTTCAAGCTGCATCAGCCAAGCTGCCAAAAGACAGGGGAAAGAAGAACTCCCAGCTCAGGAGAAGAGACGGTCTAGGTCAAAGTTCCCTGGGAAGAAGCGGGAGAGCGCCAGCGAGAGGGAGAAGCTGAGGATGAGAGACCTGACCAAAGCACTTCACCGTCTCAGGACCTATCTGCCCACCTCTGTGGCTCCGCCTGAACAGACTCTGACCAAGATCGAGACCCTGCGCCTCACCATCAGCTACATCTCCCACCTGTCTGCCCAGCTGGGACTCAGCGAGGATACCCCATGTCTGAAAAGAAAAATGGATTTCACACCATGCCAGTATTCACAAGATATGCCACAATGCCCCCAGGGCAGGTCCATGTCTGGACAGTGGTGTCAAGAGATACTGCAGGGCAACATCCAGAGCAATAATCAATACTGTCTGCCACTGGCCACATCATATAccaacaacacagagccacacatGGAAACAGACTACCTAATGCCAGATGTTTCCTATCAGGACATGTCCTTATATCACAACCTTTTCCAGTGA
- the LOC109888557 gene encoding mesoderm posterior protein 2-like has protein sequence MDISAPLLSNYGVGVQYHWSYPSSDSEFYNRSSPETCIISPTSCMDFSLSWLPRGTATGPHRPTYSEGAKASPSSSDEGRLSGGRIRKNCSKNPSKQRQSASEKEKLRMRDLTKALHHLRTYLPPSVAPPEQTLTKIETLRLTISYISHLSAQLGLSEEALCQRKELNLNTSGHHISPQQEVCQFNPSSSGNCWGEEAEIGRCAGQHQTLHHTATSTYPLHNTTGMERHPISSEMCAYDDVINSSMDSLLESPVYAETAQSNQVFSKDDHYQNFAQDFWM, from the exons ATGGATATCTCTGCTCCTCTACTCAGCAACTATGGTGTTGGTGTGCAGTACCACTGGAGTTATCCCAGTTCGGACTCTGAGTTCTATAACCGCTCTTCTCCAGAGACCTGTATCATCTCACCGACCTCCTGCATGGACTTCTCCCTCTCCTGGCTACCTCGGGGGACCGCCACAGGACCTCACAGGCCAACATACTCTGAGGGAGCCAAGGCATCCCCGTCCTCCAGCGATGAAGGAAGACTCTCTGGAGGGAGGATTAGAAAGAACTGCTCCAAGAACCCCAGCAAGCAGAGACAGAGTGCCAGCGAGAAAGAGAAGCTGAGGATGAGAGACCTGACCAAAGCCCTCCACCACCTCAGGACCTACCTGCCCCCCTCTGTGGCTCCTCCTGAACAGACTCTGACCAAGATCGAGACGCTGCGCCTCACCATCAGCTACATCTCCCACCTGTCTGCCCAGCTGGGACTCAGCGAGGAGGCTCTGTGCCAGAGGAAGGAGCTGAACCTCAACACATCAGGACACCACATATCACCTCAACAAGAGGTGTGCCAGTTCAACCCCTCCTCATCGGGGAACTGttggggagaggaggcagagatagGGAGATGTGCAGGGCAGCACCAGACCCTCCACCACACAGCCACGTCCACGTACCCACTCCACAATACGACTGGGATGGAGAGACACCCGATCAGCAGTGAGATGTGTGCTTACGACGACGTTATAAACTCAAGTATGGATTCTCTGTTGGAGTCGCCGGTGTATGCAGAGACTGCACAGTCAAATCAG GTATTCAGCAAAGATGACCATTATCAAAACTTTGCTCAAGACTTCTGGATGTAA